TTTTTTCCCGATCATTTGGGTAGGAGTATCCGTAGTGAAAGGGATGAATCACACCGTGCTGGAGTTCTATCACTGGGATGTCTTGGTCGTGACAAGCCTCAATGAACGTCTCTTTTCCATAACTTACCGTGAGGACCACAACACGTGGATTGATACGTTTCAACAGTCGCTTGTACAGATTGAGACGGGATGCCCGAAACGATAGCGCATCTCGGACTTCTCCAACCGCGTCAGGGCGAATGCCAGATCGGCGCTCAAAGGCCCGTTCAAAGGATTCAAGTCGGTTTAATATGTCTCTCGGGATAGTCTGAGAACTGACACCTACCTTTCGTTGAAACTCCCCGATATACTCAATGAGATCAAGATATCTGAGTCGGGGTGTTTTCGCAGGACGGCGGTGCTGTTTCTCTAACGGGGACTCCAAGTGGATGTAGTCCAGATCTGTCCCCGTATAGATTGGGTCAAAGTAAATGTCCCACCAACGGTCATCTTCAAGCTTTTTTCTCCGTTCATGACCCCATATTAGAATATCGTGCTGTGATTCGAGGAACGGATTGCGGATAACTATATTCCTCATCGCGAGCCAAAGACTGCGAAGATAATCTAACCGATTGGAATCCGATTTGGAGGTACTGCTCGCGAACACGTCACTCTGTCGTACAACCTTCCGATGTAAGTGGAATCTCACACGTTCCCAAATTGGGACACCACAAATATTGAGATCAAAGAGGTCAAACTCTGATTCCAATTCTAGAAATGTCTCATGTAACTGCTCAAATCGGACTATGTTATCGGGCATGGATGTGATCTCAGTTTATCTATAATTATCTTGTATGCCGGCACCAAAGAAACCCTTTCTTTTAGCTCTTGGCGAGACTCCCTGTTAATATATTAGTGGTTAACGCTCTACAGCTATCCACAATTCGTTATAAGTGGAGCTTCCAATTTGAGTTGGTTTAATGAGTATCTTATGTAGAGGGGACGCCCCACTCACGGGTTTCTCGAACCGGTTCGCCTCCGCTCGCTTCCCGCATCGTCGACGTGGTCAACCGTAACAGTATCCGTCCCGTTCTTCTCCGCGAGCCGTCCGGCTTCGTACAGGGTGTCGATCGCCTTCCGCGCATCGCCGTGCTCTTTCGCGGACAGCGCGGCGACTTTCGGGATGACATCTGGATCGAGCACGCCGTCCTCGAAGGCGTCCGTCCGATTTGCGAGGATCTCGCGGAGCTGGTCGGCGTCGTAGGGGTCGAATACTAGTTCGTTGTCCTGGGGACTGGAATCGAGCCGCTCGTTCCACGCGTAGGTCCCGTACTCGATCCCGGGCTCGGCGAACGCACCAGCCACAAAGGGAAACATCGCGCCGAGTGCACCAGCGAGCATCGGCGTCGTCGTGTCCATCGACTCGTTCAACTTGTCCACACCGACGGGACTTCCTGAGATCAGCGAGTCCAACTGCGTCCACCGCGGCACACTGGCGTCAGATTCGCGGGCGACTGCCGTGCGATACTGGATACACCATCCCCGGTGATCTCGTCCCGAGAGTTACCGTGCGTCGTCAGATACATCGACGTATCGAACGCCTGCATCGAGGTGTTCCGGAGGGTGTCGTAGAGCGCCTGGTAGTCTTCCAGATCCTTTCGAACCCCGCGAGCGTCTGCCCGGCGCTTCTCCCAGAGGGACTCCACGTCGGCCTCCAGGTCTTCGATCGTGTTCTCGATCGTATCGAGCGTGGCACTCGTCTCCCGCGGTCTGATGTGCAGGCTGATGTCCATCGAGTGCATCTCCGCCGTCGCATAGAGCCCTTGGGAGAGAGCCGCGTCGAGAAACCGCGCGGCGATGACTCGCTTGCGGATGGGAGCCCACGTCACACGCCCACAGGATGCTCCCGGCCGAGGGTCGAAACCCGCCCTGCTGACGCCGGGTGAGGGAGTCCTGAAACCTGCTCGGCACCGGCCGGGTTTCCTCCTGTGGGGGGAGCCGCGCCGTAAACGGCGCGGGGGATGTCAGATCGTGCTCAGATATCCGACCGTACCTAGAGATAGTCATACTCAAGAAGTTCGGGAACGGTCCTCTCGGATGTGAATCTTCGGCTCCCGGGGACGAACAGCGAGGGACGACTCGTCCTTGGGTCCGTCATCGTCAGCACGTTTTTCATCGGGTTCGGCGGCGGTGTGATCTTCCCGATCCTGCCGAATCTCGGGACGATTCTCGGGATTTCACCGTTTCTCGTCGGCATCATCCTGAGCGCGAACCGATTTTCGCGTCTGTTCGCGAACGCGCCGGCCGGGAGTCTCGTGGACCGATTCGGGACGAGAAAACCGTTCGTCGTCGGGATGGTCATCCAGGGAATCTCCACGTTCGGCTACGTCATCGCACTGCTCGCTCCGTTTCCCGCAGCGTGGTTCATGGCTGCCCGCGTCCTCTGGGGCGTCGGAAGCGCGCTCGTCTTCGCGACCGCGTACACGATCGCCGACGACATCAGCGACGGTGGCTCGCGGGGCTCGAACATGGGGCTCATCAGGGGCGGGGTGCTTTTCGGATTCCCGACTGGAGTGGTGCTGGGCGGCCTCGTCAGCGAACTCTTCGGGAACGTCGTCGCGTTCGCGGTCGCTACCGCCTTCGCGTTCCTCGCCAGCGTCATCGCATATCAGACGGTGCCCGAAACACACGTCGACGGAGAGGTGAACCAGTCGGTCAAACCGTGGGATATCAATACGAGTCTCCCCGCGGTCACGGTCGGCCTGGTCAACTTCGCCGTGCTGTTCGTCTACATCGGTGCGCTGTTCGCGACGCTCGTCCTGTTTCTCGACCCGAATCAGCTCAGCGTCTTTGGATTTGACGCCCAGGGCTCCTCGGGCCTGTTCATGGGGGTCACCGTCGTCGCCGCGGGGCTGTCGATGTATCTCGGGGGATACGTCAGCGACCGGAACCAGTCACGAGTCCCGATTCTGCTCCTGTTTCTGGGCGTCACGTCGATCGGATTCCTGCTGCTCGCACTCGCGGACTCGGCGCCGACCCTGGCTATCGCCTGCGTGTGTATCGGACTCGGACAGGGCGGCACGAGCGGGCCACTGATGGCGCTGTTAGGCGATCTCGTCGCCGACGGCGAGATGGGACGCGCCGTGGGGACGAACAACGTCTTCGGTGACATCGGCGGGGGGTTTGGTCCTATTGTTACCCTCCCAATCGTCGAAATCGTCGGCTTCTGGCCCGTGTATTTCTGCTGTGCGGCCATGCCGCTCGTCGCGGCCGTGGTCCTCCTGGGTGGTGTCCGACGAGAGACCGGGTACTTTCTCCCGAGTGTCGGTTCCTGAGGTGACGTCCGCTGTGCCGCCCGCAAACGCGCTTCGAGCCGAGAGTTTCGATACCACGCGCATCGGACTCGAAGAACTCCCCGGCAAACTCTAGTTGGGTGAGAGGATGCATACTGGCTTCCAGAGTACTCCGTCGAGAGCGCTCCACCGCAGGTGGCGCCGATACAACTCGTGTAGCGCGTCCCCCTACAGGCCTTATGTAACAATCTTTTCGCCCCATCGGCAGTATTGATACATAAGATTCGATCACCTCGAATTAGCGCGGCGAACCCGATGTCGCACCCGGTAGTCTGCGGTCGGGTTTCGGACAACCACACGTGTCTCGTGTACAGTACAACAGATGTCGCCCCGAAGGCGGGAGCTCCACCCCGCCCAACAGAAATCCAACACTTGTGGTGTCACTCACTTCCTCACATTCGTTCTATTCAGGTACGTAATTTAATAACCTATACCGTCGAACACGGATGGACAGGATTCGGGCGTCCTATGACACATACGATCTATGAACATCTGTCGACACTGCTACCTGTGATATCGACACGCTGGCAGACGATCACCAGTGGGGCTGTCGCGTCGACTGGGCTTCCGAACCGATGATACTGGACCAGAACACGAACGGGCGTGGACGACACGGGCTTGATGCGGATCAGAACACGAACGGGCGTGGACGACGCGAACTGGGTCCGGCCCCGAATCTCCCGGTCGCCGATAAACCACGGGCCGTGTTCGCCGGGAACGAGGAGCACCCGGGCGGATGACCGGTAAGCCGGATCCGTTCCGCGTCCTTCTGGTCGCCGACGACCCGGAACTCGTGGCGGCAGTCGAAGACCGCCGCTGTACGAACGGAACAGTTCTAACGGCGGCGACGGGGGAAACCGGACTGGCAACCGTCGAGGACCGGGCCGTCGACTGCGTCGTCGCCGGACACGAACTCCCCGATTGGGACGGTATCGAGCTCTGTCGGCGGCTCCGCGGCACCGGCGTCAATCCGCCGGTGATCCTCTGTCCCGGAGACGGGAGCGAAGCGCTCGCCAGCGACGCCATCTCGGCAGGAGTCTCGGAGTACGTGCCGCGCCCGGACGGGGCCGACCCGTCCGAACTCGCCGACCGGGTCGGCGAGGCCGTCGACCGGGTACGGTCGAACCGGTCGGCCGACGCGGCCCAAGTTGAAGGCGCGATCGACGACGCGTCCGACGAGACCGAGCACGAGCACGACCGCAACCGCGACCGAGAACTCGAACGACAGCGGGACCGCTACCGCGCGGTCTTCGACGAGGCCTTCGACGCGATGGTGATCGCCGACGACGAGGGTCGATACGTCGAAGTCAACGACAGCGCGACCGAGCTGTTCGGGCTTCCCGAGGCGGAGCTACTGGGGCGCTCGATCGGGGAGTTCGCGCCCGCGGAGTTCGACTTCGAGGCGGCGTGGCGAGCGTTCCGCGAGTCCGAGGCCGACCGGGGGACGTTCCCGCTCGTCGACGCGGACGGCGAGGAACACGTCGTCGAGTACGCCGCGACCACGGACATCGTCCCAGGGCAGCACCTCTCGGTGATACGGGACGTGACCGACCGCGAGGAGCGCAAGCGCGAACTCGAACAGCGCGAGCAGCGCTACGCGAACCTCGTCGAGGAGTCGCCGGCGCCGATAAACCTGTTCGACAGCGACGGCGAGACGGTCTGGGGGAACGACGCGCTCGTGGACCTGCTCGGCGTCGACAGTCGGGCGGACCTCGTCGGCCGGTCCGTCTTCGATTTCATCCACCCGGACGACCACGGCGCGGCGACGGAGGAACTGGAGCGCGTGTTCGAGAAGGGGGACGCCGTCGGACCGACGGACATCCGGCTCACGTGTGCGGACGGCGAGACGCGCCACGTCCGCGTGAAGACGACGCTGGGCTGGTACGAGGGCGAGCGCGTCGGCCAGGCGGTCGTCGTCGACATCACCGAGCTCCGCGAGCTGGAGTCGAAGCTCCGGCGAAACGAGCGGCGTTACCGGACGCTGGTCGAGATGTCGCCCGAACCGATACTCGTCCACAGCGGCGGGACCGTCGTCTTCGCGAACGACGCGGCCGCCTCCCTCGCCGGCGTCGAGAGCGTCGACCGGCTCGTCGGGACCTCGATCGTCGAGTACGTGGCGCCCGACGAGCGCCACGAGGTGGCTCGCACCGCCCGCCGCGCGGAGCGAGGGGAGTCCGCGCCGACGGACCACGAGTGGACGATACGGACGCGCGAGGGGGAGCAGCGCCACATCGAGACGACGGCCCATCCGATCACCTACGAGGGCGAGCAGGCCGTGCTCACGGCCGTCAAGGACGTCACGGACCGGTTCAGACACGAGGCGATGCTGACGGCGCTCAACGAGCGAGTGCGGGCGATGACCTGCGCCGAGGGACGGGAGGCCATCGCGACCGTGGCCGCGGAGACGCTGGCCGAACTGCTCGACCTCGACGGGGCGGTCGTCTTCGAGTTCGACGGCCAGGACGACCTCGTCCCGCTGGCGCCCGCGGAGGGAGACGACGGGTCCGACGACCGGCCACGGCGGATCACCGACGGTCCGGTCTGGGACGCCTTCGCCAGCGGCGAGGTCCGCACCTGTGGCATGGCCGGTGCGACCGAACCCGAGGCGGAGTTCCCGTTCGTGTCCGTCCTCGTCGTCCCGGTGGGCAACCACGGGGTGCTGGTCGGCGGTGCGACGAGCGAGCGCTCGCTCACGACCGCACAGCGGGAGGTCGCCGAGCTCGTGGCCGAAAACCTCGAAGCCGCGCTCGACCGCGCCGAGAACGAGTCGGCGATCCGGGAGCGCGACTCGCAGCTGCGCCGACAGAACCAGCAGCTCGAACAGCTGAACCGGCTCAACCGGATCATCCGCGAGATCAACCAGGCGCTCGTCCGCTCGACGAGCGAGGCGGAGATCCGGGAGAGCGTCTGCGACCGATTGAGCGCCGCGAACCAGTACGCGTTCACCTGGGTCGGCGAGCGCGACCCGTCCGAGGAGCGGACCCGGCCGCTGGAGTGGGCGGGAGTCGACTCGGAGTACGTCGACACCCTCCGGGCCGACGGCTCCCGGCAGCCGCTCCAGCGCATGGTCGACGCCGCCTACCGCGAGGGGTCGATCCAGGTCGTCGACGACGTGCTCGAGGACGACGACTGGGAGCGCTACCGGAAAGACGCGCTGACCTATGGCTTCCGGTCGATCGCCGTCGTCCCGGTCTGCCGCGGCGACGCGGTCGATTGCGTGCTCGTCGTCTACGCGGAGGCGGCCGACACGTTCGACGGCGAGGAGCGGCGCGTCCTCGAAGAACTGGGCGACACGGTCGGCTACGCGCTCCGGAACGTCCGGCGAACCGACGCGGTCCACCCCGAGGCGAACACGGAGGTCGAGCTGACGGTCGGGACGGAGCGGCTGTTCGCGAACCGCCTCTCGGCCGAGCTGGGCGCGACCGTCGAGTTCGTCGGCGCGATCGACGGCGAGGACGGCGCGATCCGGGCGTTCTTCAGACTCGACGGGGAGTCGGTGGAGCCGGACCGGCTGACCGACTTCGAGTTCGTCCGCTCGGTCCAGCCGCTCTCGGTCGACGACGCGCCGGGCCTGTACCAGCTGACGCTCTCGACGCCGCCGCTGTTCGCGACGCTGCGGGCCGACGACGCCCAGCTGCGGGCGCTGACGGCCGAGAACGGGACGACGACGCTCACCGTCGTCCTCACCGGCGATGTCGGCGTGCGTCCGTTCGTGGACGACGTGCAGTCGATGTACCCGGAGACGGAACTGCGTGCGCGCCGGGAGGACCCCGAGCCGGTCGAGACCAGGCAGCTGTTCCGCGAGAACATCGTCGAACGGCTCACGGAGCGACAGTTCGACGCGCTCAGAGCGGCTCACTACGGCGGGTTCTTCGAGTGGCCGCGCGTGAGTTCGAGTTCAGAACTCGCCGAGACGCGCGACATCGCCGCGTCGACGTTCCAGTACCACCTGCGCGCCGCCGAGCGGAAGGTGATCGACGCCGTCCTCGGGTCGACCTGAGCCGGCCACCTCTAGTCACCTAGACTGGGTCGCCGTCGCACTACCACGTATGTACACAGTACCGACAGGCCGTTCGAGACCAGTGATCGCCCATGGCGGATACGGATCACGCCGAGGTCGAACGTCGGGTCCACCACGACTGGGACGGCGATACCTCGCTCACGACGACGATCGTCGACGCGATCGCCGGTCTCGACGACGACTACCTGTCCGGTGATAAACATCTCTACCAGCGAATCGACCCCGACGCGCTCGAACGCCTGTTCGTCTCGCGGTCCGGGATCCCGCGGTCGGAGGGGCGTGTTTCGTTCCCGTTCGGCGGTTGCCAAGTGACCGTCCACGCGTCGGGCGACGTTCTCGTCCGACCGCGGACAGGGAGGGCGGTCAGCCGTGACGAGTCCGCATGACAGGGTCGAACGAGGTCGTCCTCGTCGTCGAGGACGACCCCGAGATCGCCGCGCTGTACGCGCGCTGGCTCTCCGAGGAGTACCAAACCCGGGTCGCCCACGGACCGGACGAAGCGCTCGACCGGCTCGACGAGTCGGTCACGGTCGTCCTGCTGGACCGGCAGCTATCGGAGGGCGATGGCGAGTCGGCTCCCGACAGCGAGTCGGCACCCGACGGCGAGTCGGTACTCGACGCGATCGCAGCCTCCGAATACGACCCCTCGGTCGCGCTGGTGACGGCCGTCGAACCGGACTTCGACATCGTCGACATGGATATCGACGCGTATCGCCTGAAACCGCTCACCCGGACCGAGCTCCTGGAGCTCGTCCGGTCGCTGCGGCGCAGGGCCCGCTACGACGCGTCGCTCTCCGAACTGTTCTCGCTCGTGTCCAAGCGGGCGGCGCTGATGGCCAGTCGGTCCGACGAGGAGCTGCGGGACAGCGACGAGTACCGCGAGCTCGTCGCGCGACTCCAGACGGTCAACGCACGGACGGACGACCTCGTCCGCGGGCTGAGTGCGCGGGACGTGGAGACGCTGTTCCGCCAGCTGGAGACGCGACGGGGAGGGCCGGGCGGTGACTGACGCCGGCGACGAGCGGATCTCCACCGGGATCGACGGGCTCGACCGGGTACTCCACGGCGGGCTCGTACCCCAGCGGGGGTACATGGTCACCGGTCGACCGGGGACGGGCAAGACGATCCTCGGTCTTCACTTCCTAACCGCGGGCGACGACGGCGCCCGGCTGTTCGTGAACCTGGAGGAGTCCGAGGCGGATATCCGGACCAACGCGGCGAAGCTCGGGTTCGACCTCGACGACGTGGCCTTTCTCGACCTGAGCCCGGGTGCGGACGTCTTCACCGACGGCCGGCAGTACGACATCTTCGAGCCCGACGAGGTCGAGGGTCCGACCGTCTCCGAATCCATCGCCGACCGGGTCCGGGAAGTCGACCCCGATCGGGTGTTCATCGACCCGCTGACGCAGCTGCGCAACCTCGCGCCCGACGACTACCAGTTCCGCAAGCAGGTCAACGGCCTCACGCAGTTCCTCCGCCAGCGGGACGCGACCGTCCTGTTCACCTCGCAGGCGACCGAGCGGGCGCCCGACGACGACCTGGAGTTCATCAGCGACGGGGCGCTGAAACTCGCCCGCGACGACGCCGGGCGGACGCTCTCGGTCCCGAAGTTCCGCGGCTCGGACACCGAGTCCGGCGCCCACTCGGTCCGGATCACCGACGAGGGGATGGTCGTCTTCCCCGTCCTGCTCCCGGAGGCACACGGCCGGACGTTCGCGGCCGAGTCCATCTCCTCGGGCGTCCCGGAGATCGACCAGATCCTCCACGGCGGGATCGAACGCGGGACCGTCACGATCCTGAGCGGCCCGACCGGCGTCGGGAAGACGACGCTCGGCACGCAGTTCATGAAAGAGGCCGCGGGTCGCGGCGAACGGTCGGTCATCTACATGTTCGAGGAGAACACGGAGACGATGATCGCCCGCTCGAAGGCGGTGAACATCCCGGCCGAGCGGATGGTCGAGCGCGGGACGCTGGCCGTCGAGGAGGTTGAGCCGCTGGAGAAGTCCCCCGCCGAGTTCGCATCGATGGTCCGGGCCGAGGTCGAGGAGCGCGACGCGGAGATCGTCATGATCGACGGCATCGACGGCTACCGGCTCTCGCTCCGGGGCGACGAGTCCGACCTCGAACGGGAGCTCAACAGCCTCGGCCGCTACCTCAAGGACATGGGCGTCGCGGTGATCCTGGTCGAGTCGACCAACGCGATCACCGGCCAGTTCCAGCCGACCAACAGCGGTCTCAGCTACCTCGCGGACAACATCGTCTTCCTGCGGTACCTCGAGATGGAGGGCGAACTCCGGAAGGCGATCGGCATCCTCAAGAAACGGACGAGCGACTTCGAGCGCGCGCTCCGGGAGTTCGAGATCACCGAACACGGGATCACCGTCGGGGACCCGCTCACCGGCCTCCGCGGCATCCTCAGCGGGACGCCCGAGTTCACGGAGTCCCGGTCGCCGCCGGATCGATGACGGGTCGCACCGGTGGCCCGGCCGAGACGGACGCGACCGACCCCACCGGAGCGGTCGGCCGGGACCGGCCGCGCGTGCTCGTCTGGCTTGCACACGAGGAGAACAGGCGACTGCTCACCGGGTGGCTCTCGGCGTCCTACGCGGTGTCGACGGTCGAGACGCCCGAGGGGCTCCCCGACGAGTTCGACCTCTGTCTCGTCGACGAACCCACTTTCGCCCGGCATCGCGACGCGCTCGTCGAATCCGGGGCGCGCGTGGACTCGGCATTTCGCCCGTTCCTGCTGGTCAGGTCGGCCGACGGCTCCGAGCTCCCTCCCGCGGTCCGGCGCCACGTCGACGAGGTGATCGACGCGCCCATCAGACAGGCCGAGCTGCGGATGCGGATCGAGGGACTGCTGGACCGCCGCCGGCAGTTCGTGGCGCTCCGGCGACGGAACGAGCTGATCGAGGCGCTCCACGCGGCGACCCAGGAGATGAGCGCCGTGGGCGAGCCCGGGCGGGTCTGCGATATCGCCGTGAACGCCGCACAGCGGGCGCTCGACCTCCCGCTGACGGCCGTCTGGCTCGCCGACGACACCGGAACGCGCCTGGAGCCGGCCGCGGAGACGGCCGAGAGCGAGCGCGTCTTCGAGGGCCTGCCGACTTTCCGGGCCGACGGGGACAGCCTCGCCTGGCACGCGTTCGAGACCGGCGAGACGATGGTGTTCGACGACCTGCGCGAGGAGGTCCCCGACGAGCACCTCTTCGACCCGGAGACACCGATCCGGAGCGAGCTCGTTATCCCGCTGGGTGAGTTCGGCGTCCTGATCACCGGCGCGACGGTCCCGCGGTCGTTCGGGGACAACGACATCCACGGGGCCGAGCTGCTCGGCACGGCCACGACCAGCGCGCTCGAACGGGCCGACCGCGAACAGACCCTCGCACAGCGAACGTCCCAGCTTGAGTTCTTCAACAGCATCGTCCGCCACGACGTGCTCAACGGGATGACGGTCATCCAGTCCCGGGCGGACCTGCTCGCGGAGCAACTCCCAGACGACCACCACCGCCAGTACGCCCGGACGATCCGGGAGTGGTCGGACGATGTCGTCGCCGTGGTCGAGCGCGTCGGGTCGGTCCTCGAGACGCTGACCGGCGGGGCCGTCGCCGACCGCGAGCCGGTCGACCTCTCGGCGACGCTGGAGCGCGAACTCGAGGCCGTCCGGACGACCTATCCCGACGTGACCGTCGAGACATCCATCCCGGCGGGCGTGACGGTCCTGGCGGACCAGCTCCTCGCGGAGGTACTCGGGAACGTCGTCCGGAACGCGGTTGAGCACAACGACCCGGCCGACCTCGCGCTCGCGGTCACCGTCGAAGAGGGGTCGGAGTTCGTGACCGTCCGGATCGCCGACACGGGGACGGGGATCCCCGACGACCGGAAGGAGTCGGTGTTCAGACGCGACGAGACCGGCCACGCGAAGTCGACCGGCACGGGGTTCGGGCTCTTCTTCGTCGATACGATGATCGACGAGTACGGCGGATCCATTCACGTCGAGGACAACGACCCGACTGGCGCGGTCTTCGTCATCACCCTCCGGACGTGTGACTCATGACAGAACATTCGAACGACAACCCGAACACTGGCACGGATACGGACCCACTGGTACTGATCGTCGAAGACGAACCGGATGTCGCCACCTCCTACGAGCTGTGGCTCCGCGACGCGTACGGGATCTGCCGGGCCGAGACCGGCGAGGAAGCCCTCGAGATACTCGACAACCGCGACGTCGATGTCGTGCTCCTCGACCGGATGCTGCCCGGGATCTCGGGTGACGAGGTCCTCGCGGCGATCCGCGACCGGGGGCTTGACTGCCGGGTCGCGATGGTGTCGGCCGTCTCGCCCGGTATCGAAGTCGCCGAAATGGGCTTCGACGGATACGTCACGAAACCGCCCGGCCCCGACGAGTTGCGCAACACCGTCGAGCGGCTGGTCGACCGGGGAACCCTCGACGACGACCTGCAGGAGTACTACTCGCTGGTCGCGCGTCGGTCCGCGCTCGAAACCGAGTTCGGTCACGCCGAACTAGTCCACCACGAACAGTACAGGGCGCTCGTCGACCGGATCGAACGACAGCGGGCGAGCGTCGACGCGTCGATGGACGACCTGGACGACGCCGCCGGCTTCGTCGGCGCCGTCCGCGCGATCGATCCGACCGACGGCGAGTTGCCGAACGATGGGACGGACGGTGGGACCGACGACGGGACGAACGACAGGAGGTTCGAGTGAGTTCCGATGGGCGACACTGACCGCGTCCTGTCGGGCGATTCGCTCGCGAGCCTCGACCCGGGGACGAACGTGCTGATACGCGGCCCGTCGATGGTCGGCAAGCGGGAGGCCACGCTCGGGCTCCTGGCGACCGGGCTCGATACCGGCGACGGGCTGGTCTACGCGGCCACGGACGAGAGCGCGGACTCGGTCGTCGCGTATCTCTCCCGTGACCGCCCGTCGTCTCACCTCGACCGCGTAGGGATCATCGACTGTTCAGGCCGAGGCCGTTCGCGCGTCTCGGACCGCGTCGCGGTGGAGTCCGTCTCCGCACCGAGCGACCTCACCGGGATCAGCATCGGAACGGCGAAACTCGTCGCGCGCCTCTCGAACGGCGGCGTCCCGTCGATCCGCTACGGCGTCCACTCCGTCTCGACACTGTTGCACTATCTCGACACGCCGACCGTGTTCAAGTTCCTCCACATCTACACGGCTCGCATCAGGAAGACGGACGGGATCGGCGTGTTCACGCTCGAGTCGTCCGCTCACGACAGCAAGACGGTCCACACGATCGCCAGCGAGTTCGACGGCGTGATCGAACTGCGCGAGGGCGACGACGGCCGCGAACGCCGCGTCTCCGGCCTGGCCGGTGCTCCGGACGGGTGGCACCCGTTTTGAACTGAGTCGTTTTCAGCCGATGTGTCGACGCGCGACCGTTCGCTGGGGTCGGCCGCGTAGCAGGTCCCGCTCTGGACTGCCCGGAACAGTGCGCCTGCGTATCCCCTCGACCGCAGGTTAGCCGCGTCTGGCCGACCAGCCGCTGCTGTCGGACGACTGCAGCCTCCTCAGAAAACCCAGACCGATCCGACAGTTCGGATCGGCCCGTGGTCGGTGTGAGCTATTCCACCTGGACGGTCGGCTCCATGTCGTGAGCCAGCCGCATCAGGTTCCACACGGGCGACCGCTGCGCACCCGCAGCCAGGATCTCGGCGTCCTCGTCCGAGAGGTCCTCGCCGCTGACCGCGATCTCGATGCGGATGTCGTCGAAGCTCTCGTCGGAGCGGTCCACGTCGTGGATCATAAAGATCACCCGCGGATCGAAGTCGAGGCGGACCGTGGTTTCGAGCCCCTCCAGTTCGATGTCGTTGGCCAGCGCGGTCACGCCGACGGCGACGTTCACGCACCCGGTGAGCGCCGCGAGCGCGACCTCGATCGGTTCCATCCGGTCGGTCGGACCGACGAAGCCAGTCGCCTCCTCGACTTCCTTCCAGGCACCCAGCGGGAGCGTGTATTCGCGTGTCTCGCGTTTGATCTCTTCCCCGCCCAGCGAATACGCGTCCACCTTCGCCAGACTGTGGAAGAGTCGCCCCTCGTAGAGCGCACTGGCACCGAGTTCGAACGCGACTTCCTCCGGGTTCTCGCTCGCGTACTCCACGAACTCGTGGAACGCCTCCAGATCTACTCCATGCTTCACTGATTCTTTCGGTTGGGTTGTTGCCATTGGGACCCTCCTGGTTCGAACCGGACCCCACCACCTAGCGTGTAAATCCCCAGACAGGGGAGTGGTTGAACCGTATTCCTATAGATCGTTCGTGACGTTAGCCGTTGTCGCCGGCTAGTAGACCGATGGCTGTCGAAGAGCTACAGGTTCTCTACAGATGAGCAAGGCGAGTGTTTCGGGCGGTTGACCCCCGAGGTAAGCCGACACTCGGACGTGTCCTGCTCGTTCGAGTTC
Above is a genomic segment from Halosimplex halophilum containing:
- a CDS encoding MFS transporter produces the protein MNLRLPGTNSEGRLVLGSVIVSTFFIGFGGGVIFPILPNLGTILGISPFLVGIILSANRFSRLFANAPAGSLVDRFGTRKPFVVGMVIQGISTFGYVIALLAPFPAAWFMAARVLWGVGSALVFATAYTIADDISDGGSRGSNMGLIRGGVLFGFPTGVVLGGLVSELFGNVVAFAVATAFAFLASVIAYQTVPETHVDGEVNQSVKPWDINTSLPAVTVGLVNFAVLFVYIGALFATLVLFLDPNQLSVFGFDAQGSSGLFMGVTVVAAGLSMYLGGYVSDRNQSRVPILLLFLGVTSIGFLLLALADSAPTLAIACVCIGLGQGGTSGPLMALLGDLVADGEMGRAVGTNNVFGDIGGGFGPIVTLPIVEIVGFWPVYFCCAAMPLVAAVVLLGGVRRETGYFLPSVGS
- a CDS encoding HalOD1 output domain-containing protein — protein: MADTDHAEVERRVHHDWDGDTSLTTTIVDAIAGLDDDYLSGDKHLYQRIDPDALERLFVSRSGIPRSEGRVSFPFGGCQVTVHASGDVLVRPRTGRAVSRDESA
- a CDS encoding PAS domain S-box protein, yielding MTGKPDPFRVLLVADDPELVAAVEDRRCTNGTVLTAATGETGLATVEDRAVDCVVAGHELPDWDGIELCRRLRGTGVNPPVILCPGDGSEALASDAISAGVSEYVPRPDGADPSELADRVGEAVDRVRSNRSADAAQVEGAIDDASDETEHEHDRNRDRELERQRDRYRAVFDEAFDAMVIADDEGRYVEVNDSATELFGLPEAELLGRSIGEFAPAEFDFEAAWRAFRESEADRGTFPLVDADGEEHVVEYAATTDIVPGQHLSVIRDVTDREERKRELEQREQRYANLVEESPAPINLFDSDGETVWGNDALVDLLGVDSRADLVGRSVFDFIHPDDHGAATEELERVFEKGDAVGPTDIRLTCADGETRHVRVKTTLGWYEGERVGQAVVVDITELRELESKLRRNERRYRTLVEMSPEPILVHSGGTVVFANDAAASLAGVESVDRLVGTSIVEYVAPDERHEVARTARRAERGESAPTDHEWTIRTREGEQRHIETTAHPITYEGEQAVLTAVKDVTDRFRHEAMLTALNERVRAMTCAEGREAIATVAAETLAELLDLDGAVVFEFDGQDDLVPLAPAEGDDGSDDRPRRITDGPVWDAFASGEVRTCGMAGATEPEAEFPFVSVLVVPVGNHGVLVGGATSERSLTTAQREVAELVAENLEAALDRAENESAIRERDSQLRRQNQQLEQLNRLNRIIREINQALVRSTSEAEIRESVCDRLSAANQYAFTWVGERDPSEERTRPLEWAGVDSEYVDTLRADGSRQPLQRMVDAAYREGSIQVVDDVLEDDDWERYRKDALTYGFRSIAVVPVCRGDAVDCVLVVYAEAADTFDGEERRVLEELGDTVGYALRNVRRTDAVHPEANTEVELTVGTERLFANRLSAELGATVEFVGAIDGEDGAIRAFFRLDGESVEPDRLTDFEFVRSVQPLSVDDAPGLYQLTLSTPPLFATLRADDAQLRALTAENGTTTLTVVLTGDVGVRPFVDDVQSMYPETELRARREDPEPVETRQLFRENIVERLTERQFDALRAAHYGGFFEWPRVSSSSELAETRDIAASTFQYHLRAAERKVIDAVLGST
- a CDS encoding HalX domain-containing protein — its product is MTGSNEVVLVVEDDPEIAALYARWLSEEYQTRVAHGPDEALDRLDESVTVVLLDRQLSEGDGESAPDSESAPDGESVLDAIAASEYDPSVALVTAVEPDFDIVDMDIDAYRLKPLTRTELLELVRSLRRRARYDASLSELFSLVSKRAALMASRSDEELRDSDEYRELVARLQTVNARTDDLVRGLSARDVETLFRQLETRRGGPGGD